Proteins encoded within one genomic window of Salmo trutta chromosome 11, fSalTru1.1, whole genome shotgun sequence:
- the LOC115202332 gene encoding ubiquitin carboxyl-terminal hydrolase 26-like, producing MTLPRASSATRGSEETQGARGERGALVNMELLGLPNIGNTCFLNATLQCLLVLPSFSKEILHQEQLWSSSPFSNLLR from the exons ATGACTCTTCCCAGGGCCAGCTCAGCCACCAGAGGGTCAGAAGAGACCCAGGGGGCCAGAGGAGAACGGGGGGCACTGGTCAACATGGAACTTCTTGG GTTGCCTAACATTGGCAACACTTGCTTCCTTAACGCCACCCTGCAGTGTCTCCTGGTCCTGCCTTCCTTCTCAAAGGAAATCCTGCACCAGGAACAACTCTGgagctcctcccccttctccaacCTGCTCAGGTAA